A region from the Silene latifolia isolate original U9 population chromosome 7, ASM4854445v1, whole genome shotgun sequence genome encodes:
- the LOC141591134 gene encoding uncharacterized protein LOC141591134, whose protein sequence is MRQEMKRADVPSNAIDYLRIRKERIAQNKAKLQEFGVHNISNSLTSLAESSKKKKRKGKASDRTSGSTDIDMDYFPSNSDEENIPLNVEPSKKPQTRQRVQYIPPGSVTKFSGISRQIFAPKNQGCLTNKKQQVSQFHSPFDKEKTFERHNSGRENVMQKNQGKKMTMADLILHNKMFQNEKEMTNDHDQILSTPSTIDDRYTGSKTTHNSTVNTLPTVEEFLSAGLNGSEGHVSEEEESDPDGEFDDMAGEYDEEAFGSESEDIDLDEQDLALEAISQGKTRGPTMLHHVHTRTSKERIPVILNEFRQPIPVLIPNDTEDNTNDTANENVDDSANDDANDDANDDTVVKKKDPVGEFARFIGTVARVYDNAPLVYDTWRKVPNKDQLWDYVLSKYIVPDEGKDWVLKTMGAAWRVHKCRFKKRHYYKYKDDKTRWLHRSKTVPEDHFLKLLAKWKKTSEKNRCSRNRERRLAQRNMHVAGPKSFACIREEMKHKNPDKKPPSLAELFEQTRKRKEGNLHKESYEDTTKKIEAMKSYVPDDNGSGSTDPFLAVMGKEYSGRRRLFGRGVCNKKLKQVNAAPSSSYLVPGEVLVSLKSSLAEDLRKDADSEMNRVETFFKELEEEHLKKKEYLENMEKNLENQREAMTQQIMKTIMEKLPEEVARRYLH, encoded by the exons ATGAGGCAGGAAATGAAGAGAGCAGATGTACCATCAAACGCCATTGATTACTTGAGGATAAGAAAAGAACGGATTGCACAAAATAAGGCGAAGCTGCAGGAATTTGGCGTGCATAATATTTCAAACTCATTGACAAGCTTGGCGGAaagtagcaagaaaaagaaaaggaagggaaAAGCATCAGATAGAACAAGTGGTTCAACCGACATAGACATGGATTATTTTCCTAGTAACAGTGACGAAGAAAACATCCCTTTAAATGTCGAGCCTTCAAAAAAG CCTCAAACTCGACAGCGTGTACAGTATATACCTCCCGGGTCTGTCACGAAATTCTCTGGTATCTCAAGACAAATTTTTGCACCCAAAAACCAAGGTTGTCTTACCAATAAGAAGCAGCAAGTGTCCCAATTTCACTCACCTTTTGACAAAGAGAAAACATTTGAAAGGCATAATTCAGGTAGAGAAAATGTTATGCAGAAAAACCAGGGAAAGAAGATGACAATGGCTGATTTGATCTTGCATAATAAAATGTTTCAAAACGAAAAAGAAATGACTAATGATCATGACCAAATACTATCTACACCTTCGACGATAGATGATCGATACACGGGCTCAAAAACAACTCATAATTCTACTGTTAACACTTTGCCCACAGTTGAAGAATTTCTATCCGCTGGTTTGAACG GTTCTGAAGGGCATGTTTCTGAAGAAGAAGAATCCGATCCAGATGGTGAATTTGATGACATGGCAGGCGAATATGACGAAGAAGCTTTTGGCTCTGAGAGTGAGGATATTGATTTAGATGAACAAGATCTTGCATTAGAGG CTATTTCGCAAGGGAAAACAAGAGGACCAACCATGTTGCACCATGTTCATACACGAACTTCGAAAGAACGGATCCCTGTCATTTTGAACGAATTTAGGCAACCCATTCCCGTGCTTATTCCGAATGATACTGAGGATAATACTAATGATACTGCTAATGAAAATGTTGATGATAGTGCTAATGATGATGCTAATGATGATGCTAATGATGATACCGTGGTTAAAAAGAAAGATCCTGTAGGTGAATTTGCCCGCTTTATAGGTACAGTAGCACGAGTCTACGATAATGCACCGCTAGTCTATGACACTTGGCGGAAAGTGCCCAACAAAGACCAACTGTGGGATTATGTCTTG TCGAAGTACATTGTACCTGATGAAGGGAAGGACTGGGTGTTGAAGACCATGGGTGCTGCGTGGAGAGTTCATAAGTGTCGCTTCAAGAAAAGGCATTACTACAAGTATAAAGATGATAAGACTAGGTGGCTACACAGATCAAAAACAGTACCTGAGGACCACTTTTTAAAATTGCTTGCTAAATGGAAAAAGACATCTGAAAAG AACCGCTGTTCTCGTAATAGGGAGCGTCGTTTGGCTCAGAGAAATATGCACGTCGCTGGTCCTAAAAGTTTTGCATGTATACGCGAGGAAATG AAACATAAAAATCCAGACAAAAAGCCACCTTCACTTGCTGAACTCTTTGAACAGACTCGTaaaagaaaggaaggaaattTACACAAGGAATCGTATGAGGATACAACAAAAAAGATT GAAGCAATGAAGAGTTACGTACCAGATGATAATGGAAGTGGTTCGACGGATCCATTTTTGGCTGTGATGGGAAAAGAATATAGTGGTCGTCGAAGATTATTTGGTAGAGGGGTTTGTAACAAAAAACTGAAGCAAGTTAATGCTGCACCATCATCGTCTTATTTGGTTCCAGGAGAGGTATTGGTCTCGCTCAAGAGTAGTTTGGCTGAAGATTTGCGAAAAGATGCAGATAGTGAAATGAATCGAGTAGAAACTTTTTTTAAAGAATTGGAAGAAGAGCATCTAAAGAAGAAGGAATACTTGGAAAACATGGAAAAAAATCTGGAGAATCAAAGAGAAGCTATGACCCAACAAATAATGAAAACCATTATGGAAAAGCTGCCGGAAGAAGTTGCTAGGCGATACTTACATTGA
- the LOC141590217 gene encoding uncharacterized protein LOC141590217: MRNDRSWMYLPRRLPEFENGVTEFLNASFSKAVHGNQIRCPCKRCKNRYWLKRHEVFDHLIGFGFVENYVVWIFHGEDELSNETINEPPHENHNFHDNTDTLLEHRFRNPYEGSTNVQNGPNDEAKKFYRMLEEGEQELYPGCKNFSKLSFIIRLFLYKSLHGISNTSFNDLLRLLRDMVPEAKIPGNFNEARKIVRDLGLDYNKILACRNDRMLFGKSLKIFQECHKCHASKWKESKESCNGSSNSRKIPAKDGFLRHPADGAAWKSFDSLYPWFADEPRNIRLGLASDGFNPLRTMSIAHSTWPVVLVNYNLPPWMFMKPEFFMLSLLIPGPEGPGNNIDVYLQPLIEELKDLWNVGLQTYDKFRNETFRLHATLNWTISDFLDSLYLKHSKKICYMGSRRFLDVNDPSRRNKKSFNGKQKIKRNSDSPWKKKSIFFYLPYWRHIKCRHNLDVMHIEKNVCDNVLGTLLDIPGKSKDHTNARFDLLELGIKEDLHPQLSKDKRRVSLQKACYTMSSTEKYIFCRALKSAKLLYGLASNISRCVNLAQKKVSGYKSHDAHILLEYLLQVAVRKSLPRHVAIPLIRLGNYFRKLYSKVVNPGELDALENEIIQILCELEKIFLPCFFDIMVHLPIHLVEEIRLGGLVHGRGMYFIERYLCKLKSYVRNRGRPEGSIAEGYLIEECMNFCSRYVDGGKTRCSKDTDDEIASDGTKNRGNVVFSNIGHPLGGKRQRSGKVFTLDTLLGEQAHRYALLNSDSDEVNEYIKEHEVFVNSQRHKSKWKRARSYSHEFANWLKEKAKDDGVSEQIFWLAKGPSPTAKRYKGYYANGYEYYAKSRDARCTTQNSGVSLSALTSSFASSKDKNPIDGEVTYYGAVLEIIELSYWSQFMVVLFRCEWYHVEKDEYGLTCVNVNKFCSVDDPFVMPSQVHQVFYVADPVVDGLHYVMAKVPRDVFDYDDTTEEAVSREPDDPVLQFGPGHLEDNVTLSREGLEPTVLDANTLMASSNTLVGLNDDNSDCDDTLWEWMQADDEECNNAE; this comes from the exons ATGAGGAATGATAGAAGTTGGATGTATTTACCTAGACGTTTGCCTGAGTTTGAGAATGGAGTCACTGAATTTCTAAATGCGTCCTTTTCTAAGGCTGTTCACGGGAATCAAATAAGATGTCCATGTAAGCGGTGCAAGAATAGATATTGGTTAAAAAGACATGAAGTGTTTGATCATCTAATAGGATTTGGCTTTGTTGAAAATTATGTTGTATGGATTTTTCATGGTGAGGATGAGTTATCAAACGAAACTATAAATGAACCTCCACATGAAAACCATAATTTCCATGATAATACTGATACTTTGCTCGAACATAGGTTTAGAAATCCCTATGAAGGCTCCACCAATGTACAAAATGGTCCAAATGATGAAGCTAAAAAGTTCTATAGGATGTTGGAAGAGGGAGAACAAGAGTTGTACCCAGGGTGTAAGAACTTCTCTAAGCTATCTTTTATTATTCGACTATTTTTGTACAAGAGCCTTCATGGAATTAGCAATACATCATTTAATGATCTGTTGCGTTTATTACGAGATATGGTTCCTGAGGCGAAGATTCCTGGAAACTTTAATGAGGCTAGGAAAATTGTGAGGGATTTGGGTCTtgattataataaaatattagcTTGTCGTAATGATCGTATGTTATTCGGAAAGAGTTTGAAAATCTTTCAAGAGTGTCATAAATGTCATGCGTCTAAATGGAAAGAATCCAAGGAGTCGTGTAATGGGTCCTCAAATAGCCGTAAAATACCAGCAAAA GACGGCTTTCTTAGACACCCTGCTGATGGTGCTGCTTGGAAGAGTTTTGACTCTTTGTACCCTTGGTTTGCTGATGAACCTAGAAACATTAGGTTAGGATTAGCTTCTGATGGATTCAATCCGCTTCGGACTATGAGTATTGCTCATAGTACATGGCCCGTGGTGCTGGTTAATTATAATTTGCCTCCTTGGATGTTTATGAAACCTGAATTTTTTATGTTGTCGTTGTTGATTCCTGGCCCCGAGGGCCCTGGTAACAATATTGACGTTTATTTGCAGCCATTAATTGAGGAGTTAAAAGATTTGTGGAATGTAGGGTTGCAGACATATGATAAATTTAGGAATGAAACATTTAGGTTACATGCAACTTTGAATTGGACAATTAGTGATTTTCTAG ATTcattgtatttgaagcatagcaAAAAGATTTGTTATATGGGTAGTCGCCGATTTTTGGATGTAAATGACCCTTCGCGACGTAACAAGAAGTCTTTCAATGGTAAG CAAAAGATTAAGAGAAATAGTGACAGCCCTTGGAAGAAGAAGTCGATATTTTTTTACTTGCCGTATTGGAGACATATTAAATGTAGACATAATCTTGATGTGATGCATATTGAAAAAAATGTTTGTGACAATGTGCTTGGAACTTTATTGGATATCCCGGGTAAGAGTAAGGATCATACTAATGCTCGTTTTGATCTCTTAGAATTGGGTATTAAAGAAGATCTACATCCCCAATTATCAAAAGATAAGAGACGTGTAAGTCTTCAGAAGGCTTGTTATACAATGTCTTCAACAGAAAAATATATCTTCTGTCGTGCCTTGAAATCAGCAAAACTTCTATATGGGTTGGCCTCAAATATTTCGAGATGTGTGAATTTAGCACAAAAAAAAGTTTCTGGCTACAAGAGTCATGACGCTCATATCCTATTAGAGTACTTACTTCAAGTTGCTGTGAGAAAGTCCCTTCCGAGGCACGTGGCAATTCCCTTAATTAGACTAGGCAACTACTTTAGAAAATTGTACAGCAAAGTTGTGAATCCAGGAGAACTTGATGccttagaaaatgaaatcatCCAAATATTATGTGAGCTTGAAAAGATTTTCCTGCCATGCTTTTTTGACATCATGGTCCATCTGCCCATTCATCTAGTCGAGGAAATTAGACTTGGAGGTCTCGTGCACGGTAGAGGGATGTACTTCATTGAAAGATATTTGTGTAAATTGAAATCATATGTGCGCAATAGAGGTCGTCCTGAAGGATCTATTGCAGAAGGGTATCTAATCGAGGAATGCATGAACTTCTGTTCTCGTTATGTGGATGGGGGGAAGACAAGATGTAGCAAAGACACAGATGATGAAATAGCTTCTGATGGTACAAAAAATCGAGGCAATGTTGTATTTTCTAATATTGGACATCCATTAGGGGGAAAACGACAGAGAAGTGGAAAAGTGTTCACTTTGGATACTTTATTAGGTGAACAAGCACATCGTTATGCCTTACTTAACTCGGATAGTGATGAAGTTAATGAATATATCAA AGAACACGAGGTATTTGTGAATTCTCAACGACATAAGAGCAAATGGAAGAGAGCACGAAGCTATAGTCATGAATTCGCAAACTGGTTAAAGGAAAAGGCGAAAGACGATGGTGTTTCTGAACAAATATTCTGGCTTGCTAAAGGTCCAAGTCCTACTGCTAAGAGGTATAAGGGCTATTATGCCAATGGTTATGAGTACTATGCAAAATCTCGCGACGCTCGATGTACGACACAAAATAGTGGAGTATCTCTCTCAGCATTAACTTCAAGTTTTGCTAGCTCCAAAGACAAAAATCCTATTGACGGGGAGGTAACTTATTATGGGGCGGTATTAGAAATTATTGAGCTTAGTTATTGGTCCCAGTTTATGGTTGTCCTCTTTCGTTGTGAGTGGTATCATGTGGAGAAAGATGAATATGGGTTGACATGTGTTAATGTGAACAAATTTTGTTCGGTAGATGATCCCTTTGTGATGCCTTCTCAAGTGCATCAAGTATTTTACGTGGCAGATCCTGTAGTAGATGGGTTGCATTATGTCATGGCTAAGGTTCCTAGAGACGTTTTTGACTATGATGATACCACAGAAGAGGCAGTTTCGAGGGAACCTGATGACCCAGTATTGCAGTTTGGGCCGGGACATCTAGAAGACAATGTCACACTATCAAGGGAAGGTCTGGAGCCTACGGTGCTAGATGCAAATACACTAATGGCCAGTTCTAATACCTTGGTTGGTTTAAATGATGACAACTCTGACTGTGATGATACCTTATGGGAATGGATGCAAGCTGATGATGAAGAATGTAACAATGCTGAATGA
- the LOC141590218 gene encoding protein FAR1-RELATED SEQUENCE 5-like: MYRIIFGPFTGVDNHKRCVTFGAGLIINESKDSFAWLFTKFVEAMRRRHPVCMITDEDAGIEEGIKLAWKDKVQHRYCMWHILKKLLEKVGPVICKDTECLMKINRCVWSEDVEPPEFEERWTTLVESQGFSDNEWLKEKYNIRNMWVPA, translated from the coding sequence ATGTATAGGATAATATTTGGCCCTTTCACGGGGGTGGATAATCATAAGAGATGCGTGACCTTTGGGGCTGGACTTATTATTAATGAGAGCAAGGACTCCTTTGCTTGGTTATTTACGAAATTCGTAGAGGCTATGAGGCGTCGTCATCCAGTTTGTATGATAACTGATGAAGATGCGGGGATAGAAGAAGGAATAAAATTAGCCTGGAAAGACAAGGTGCAACatagatattgcatgtggcacatactGAAAAAGTTGCTTGAGAAGGTAGGGCCTGTAATATGTAAAGATACTGAGTGTCTGATGAAGATAAACCGATGCGTTTGGAGCGAAGATGTGGAGCCGCCTGAATTTGAGGAAAGGTGGACTACACTAGTTGAATCTCAGGGGTTTTCGGATAACGAGTGGCTTAAGGAGAAGTACAACATTAGAAATATGTGGGTTCCAGCTTAA